In Rhipicephalus sanguineus isolate Rsan-2018 unplaced genomic scaffold, BIME_Rsan_1.4 Seq371, whole genome shotgun sequence, a genomic segment contains:
- the LOC119377156 gene encoding uncharacterized protein LOC119377156 has protein sequence CARDLYDRVQSNITDHLRIRDVGELGPALRNLSSLHRLNGNIVKNLEALQNSFQRLRLPPSGGASGIEPLQLQSASEAFRNMSKSVTSGAALQTVVHNFNRTLQTFNSIATAGVNAMTPTANQLVHRFQEDLKNIQNVTRSLPRTDVARLTEQTRGNLTLLVRNLTGALPVLMRRMATQGAESTRPLREFVTALSDNLRNASLALSNSGNPSGNSTGSTLPTASHDLLQAYDGFQLAVNNGMLAMSDLVRGSLKLVNPANWHVGRVGLGAGDGQTPQAGINKFIGQLFRRRG, from the exons TGCGCTAGGGACCTGTACGACCGCGTCCAGTCAAATATCACAGATCACCTGCGCATCAGAGACGTCGGTGAGCTGGGACCTGCGTTGCGAAACCTGTCTTCGCTTCACCGGCTGAACGGCAACATCGTCAAGAACCTCGAAGCTTTGCAAAACAGCTTCCAGAGGCTGCGCCTGCCACCTTCCGGTGGCGCGTCAGGCATCGAACCCTTGCA actGCAGTCGGCCAGCGAAGCCTTCCGCAACATGTCCAAGTCGGTGACGTCGGGCGCCGCTCTGCAGACAGTGGTGCATAACTTCAACCGAACGTTGCAAACATTCAACAGCATCGCCACGGCAGGCGTGAATGCCATGACGCCCACGGCCAATCAGCTCGTGCATCGCTTCCAG GAAGACTTGAAGAACATCCAAAACGTCACCCGGTCGTTGCCCAGGACTGACGTGGCGCGGCTCACGGAGCAGACGAGGGGCAACCTGACCTTGCTGGTGCGCAACCTGACCGGCGCTCTGCCTGTGCTCATGCGAAGGATGGCCACACAGGGAGCCGAGAGCACGCGGCCACTGAGGGAATTTGTGACCGCGCTATCAGACAATCTCAGGAATGCCTCGTTGGCTCTCTCAAACAGTGGAAACCCGAGTGGAAACTCCACTGGCAGCACCCTCCCAACGGCCAGTCACGACCTCCTGCAGGCGTACGACGGCTTCCAGTTGGCCGTCAACAACGGAATGCTCGCGATGTCCGACTTGGTGCGCGGATCGCTGAAGCTCGTCAACCCGGCCAACTGGCACGTTGGCCGCGTCGGGCTTGGCGCCGGAGATGGACAAACGCCACAAGCTGGCATCAACAAGTTCATCGGGCAGCTCTTCAGGAGGAGAGGCTAG